TGTGGTCGTCAGTCTCATCATTTGCGCTTTCGTTCCATATCATGTACAGCCTTACATCTATGGTATAGTTGGAGGTGAGTTTTTACTTGTTTTAACTTAGTcgtgtttatttttcattaagctTATTaaagattgttttattttttttaggtcTAGGATCATCTCTTTTGTCCGCACAAGTAGATGCAGTAATATTTGAAACTTATGATACTCGCTTGGTTTTTGTAAAAGGGTTTTGCCTTCTTGGACAGGCCATTGGTTTATCGATATTTCCACATTTACTGACGGAATTAATAGACGTTTATGGATATTCTTTCGCTTATATTGTATATGCTGGGATTATGTTACAATCATTAGTCGCAATTATGTTACTGAATATTGACGAAAGTGCGCGAAGACCTGCTTCTTTCTCAAGATATAAAGACTTATCTCAAGGTTACATGGTATATAAGAATGAAGCAATGGATAATTTTTATGGAACAGAACTACAATTGCactatttaaacaaaaagtgTTGGAAAAATCCCTCTGACGATCAATTGCATCGGGAAGAAGAGCTCAAGTATGATGATGTGAGTATCATAGAAACGATAACACCTCCTCCGAGTCCAGAAGAGAAGAGAAGAAACATATTTGGAGTTGATATTTTACCAGAAATACCAGAAGAAAGTGAAGAAAGCGACAGTGATGATCACAACGCAGCAGATATTAACAAGCAAAAGAATCGTTTAAGTGTAGCTATTAAAAGACTGAGTACCTTGGGAGAAAACATAGACGGGTGTATAACAAATCAAGTAAGAAGGGATTCACAAACGGAGCGGGAAAATGCTGATGTAAGTGAATATACAGAATTTGAAGTAAAATATGAAACTATAGCACCCATGACTGATATACATAcagagaaaatatttaatacttttaactTTAGATGTCAATCAGCTTACATGaatatgaaaagaaaattatcgATTCCTTCATATAGGATGTACAGAATACGAcgaagatttatttattttatatacagcATTAATGACACATTTTTAAAGCCGCTAACGAGGT
This window of the Colias croceus chromosome 5, ilColCroc2.1 genome carries:
- the LOC123691708 gene encoding uncharacterized protein LOC123691708, translating into MDFDGRRESAGWRWSLLFSLVFLNICLPSLLLSYGVFWVHLSSFDVPLWVGLTTPSIFVLTFSLTQCWFREAADSWGGSVGYRVMGTIGLFFVVVSLIICAFVPYHVQPYIYGIVGGLGSSLLSAQVDAVIFETYDTRLVFVKGFCLLGQAIGLSIFPHLLTELIDVYGYSFAYIVYAGIMLQSLVAIMLLNIDESARRPASFSRYKDLSQGYMVYKNEAMDNFYGTELQLHYLNKKCWKNPSDDQLHREEELKYDDVSIIETITPPPSPEEKRRNIFGVDILPEIPEESEESDSDDHNAADINKQKNRLSVAIKRLSTLGENIDGCITNQVRRDSQTERENADVSEYTEFEVKYETIAPMTDIHTEKIFNTFNFRCQSAYMNMKRKLSIPSYRMYRIRRRFIYFIYSINDTFLKPLTRSLSCGKFYPALLLSLSRLSLLSISLVLLPMLASEVHPKISMLEMNFLMSLYGFTWICFLLCTPWLEQTPKRNYKYIVVMGLGISTISAFVLAADNNHDSYSIGCVIAGFGFGAVASSWETAVQDFVGARKWPKIHSTLETLSACLMTVFVVGLSFTIEKANGPQFVMFILGILLASATFVWFIIAAVSIYLTNIRTMRLGRKCLF